One segment of Cyprinus carpio isolate SPL01 chromosome A17, ASM1834038v1, whole genome shotgun sequence DNA contains the following:
- the LOC109108096 gene encoding NIPA-like protein 3 → MSSDLSMNGVRIAREEGVTADSYTENLIGTLLAIFGNLLVSISVSIQKQSHVTLAGNKDPKQYYYTKSWWSGLMLMVLGEGALFVSYAFAPLSLIAPLNAVSVISSSILGFLFLREKWKAQEFLKRYILTFLGCVLTAGGTYLFVTFGPNSHEKLNAENIVKHVIGWPFLLYLLLGIITFCLVLYFYKQRDANYLVLILLLVALLGSVTVITVKAVSGMIVLSILGPLQLSYPIFYVMFICMVATIVFQASFLAQASHLYDSSLIACVNYIFCTTFAIVAGAIFYQEFYHEDVLHICMFLLGCTICFLGVFLITKNKRKLKGFEPYVTMDMVKGIPTIHNKGWAVQPDYNGSFSYGALENNDSVASVPLPGDQELSISPSPVSPYQPSELKKD, encoded by the exons ATGTCATCTGATTTAAGCATGAACGGCGTGAGGATAGCACGAGAGGAGGGTGTGACGGCAGACTCTTACACC GAAAACCTCATTGGAACATTGTTAGCTATCTTTGGAAACCTGTTGGTCAGCATCTCAGTCAGCATTCAG AAACAAAGTCACGTGACGTTGGCGGGAAATAAAGACCCGAAGCAATACTACTACACTAAGAGCTGGTGGTCTGGCCTGATGCTGATGGTTCTGGGCGAGGGCGCCCTGTTTGTGTCGTATGCATTTGCACCGCTCTCTCTCATAGCGCCACTTAATGCTGTATCTGTCATAT CAAGCTCCATCTTGGGTTTCCTGTTTTTGAGGGAGAAGTGGAAGGCGCAGGAATTCTTGA AGCGCTACATCTTGACTTTCCTGGGCTGTGTCTTGACAGCAGGTGGTACTTACCTCTTTGTGACGTTTGGACCAAACTCTCACGAGAAGCTGAATGCGGAGAACATTGTAAAACATGTTATCGGCTGGCCCTTTCTCTTATACCTG CTTCTAGGGATCATCACGTTCTGTCTGGTGCTGTATTTCTATAAACAGCGGGATGCCAACTACCTCGTCCTGATTCTGCTGCTGGTGGCACTACTTG GTTCAGTGACTGTAATCACAGTGAAGGCAGTTTCAGGGATGATTGTGCTTAGCATCTTGGGTCCTTTACAGCTGTCCTATCCCATTTTCTATGTCATGTTCATCTGCATGGTGGCAACTATCGTCTTTCAAGCATC ATTTCTAGCACAGGCATCTCACCTGTATGATTCCTCTCTCATCGCCTGTGTGAATTACATTTTCTGCACAACATTTGCAATTGTGGCAG GGGCCATATTTTATCAGGAATTTTACCACGAAGATGTTCTGCACATATGCATGTTTCTTTTGGG GTGCACTATATGCTTTCTTGGAGTGTTCCTGATCACAAAAAACAAGAGGAAGCTCAAAGGCTTTGAGCCATATGTCACTATGGACATGGTAAAAG GCATTCCAACCATTCACAATAAAGGCTGGGCTGTGCAGCCCGATTACAATGGCTCTTTTTCTTACGGTGCACTGGAGAACAATGATAGTGTGGCTTCTGTGCCGCTACCGGGGGACCAAGAGCTGTCCATCTCTCCCAGCCCTGTTAGCCCATACCAACCATCAGAGCTGAAAAAAGACTGA